The genome window CATGATCTGCTCCCAGCGCCGCGCCCATTCAGGGAGGACCAGAAAGGCCTTTTCCCCCATCAACTTGCGGTAGCGATCCCGGCCAACCAGCAATTGGGCACAGTTGATAACGGCAACTCTGCCCACATGGTAACGGCGGACCAGGTCGAGCATCCGGGCCGAGCAGTCACCGTAGACCAGGACAAGGCAGCCACAACGCCCCCTATTCTGCTCAAGCGTTGCAGTCAGCTCTGCTTCCAGTTGCTGAGGGTCCATATGGAACATGGAATCAAGAAACAACAGCTCACCCTCGATCAATCCACGGCGCTGCAATTCCTCCATCTCGGCGCTCACCACACCACAACTGAGCCAGATCGTGCGATCGCTCATGACCCATGTCCCCGCACCGCAGGATAGTCTGTAACAGCCGCCCGCATTGCCAGCAGGTTCTCGGACGGCGTCGTCAGCGGGATGTCCGCACCGGCATTTGCCAGTATGTAGTGGCCGGAAGGTGCGGCCGTCCGCAGGCAAGCCTGGCTCATGGAATAGACGGCATCGGCAGAGAGGGCGGGAAAGCTCAGGTTGTCCAGATTCCCGATCAAGTTCAGATCCGGGCCAATGAGCCGTCTCGCCTCGGCAAGGTCGTCTTTCGAGCCGACTGCAACCCCGACCAGGCCATCCAGACCGGGGAGCAGATCCAGGTTATGGTTCATGCTGCCACCGGTGTGATGCAGCACCTTCGGCCCGGGGATCTGCGCAAAGGTTGAGGCCAACAGCGGTAGAAAGCGTTCGGCAAACAGGGAACGCGGCGCGATCTCGGCCGTTGCCATCCCCTCGGTGACGACCAGGCAGTCGGCACCAGCCGCCAAGAGAGCATTGGCCCACGAGATAAAAAACGGGGCAGTATGATCGAGCAGCTTCCGGGCAAGCGGTTCATCGAACAAGACAGTCTCCATCCACTGCTCCATA of Geobacter sp. contains these proteins:
- a CDS encoding DUF1638 domain-containing protein, which gives rise to MSDRTIWLSCGVVSAEMEELQRRGLIEGELLFLDSMFHMDPQQLEAELTATLEQNRGRCGCLVLVYGDCSARMLDLVRRYHVGRVAVINCAQLLVGRDRYRKLMGEKAFLVLPEWARRWEQIMKNELGLNRAVAHDLMGDNCGVLVYLDTGLLPVPEQQLQEFSSYTGLPVRIDTVSLDTMLATLLAAREEACSEGQHEESA